DNA sequence from the Mastacembelus armatus unplaced genomic scaffold, fMasArm1.2, whole genome shotgun sequence genome:
AAGCAAAACGTTATGACAGTACAGGACAGTGTTAGAACTCCTGCTGGTCACTGTGACTCCTGAAGTTGATGCAGTCGTCTCCCAGGTTGATGATGTGTCTCATGGTGCTCAGGATCAGTGAGTCCATGTCATCATCCAGGTCGATTTCTTCATGATAGCTCTTCACAGGGAAGATGCAGTTCATGGGGATCCCCACATTTACACTGAACTGCTCCATCTgtgttagaaaaacaaaaacaacttattAGTTCTCTAGTTCAGGTCAGAACAGTCCAACAGGAGGGTTTGGTCTCCGAAGCTGTTTCAGACTGTTCTTTAAGCTTCAGGACCATCAAGAGTCTGGACACACAGCGTTACCTTCACTGTCTTCATCCAGACGGTTTCACTGACGTTCAGTCAGAGAAGAGTTTATCCCTGGTGTCTGATTTCATATGAAACTGTCCATCTGTGaacaaacacatcaaatcaAACGTACCTTTTCCTTCATGTACTTGCTCTTGTAGATGTTCTTTAAATCTTTTTTGACTTCAGGACAGGCCAGATCCACTTTGGTGATCAGGGCCACCTGAGGAATCCCTGTGAGGACGAGAGGCAGAAAACTGCTGTAAGTGACGTGAACCCAACCAGCCTGCAGCTGCTCTTCTCTGTGGTCATGGACCTAAAAGCTGCAGGACAGAGCTTGATGCTCCCAAGATGAACAGTTATCAGCAGATCTTTGCTCTCACCCAGGTCTCTGGCCTCCTTCCTGATGTTCCGAATTTTTTTCACAACCTCTTCAGGCATTTGAGCTAGTGTGTCAGCAGGAACGACACAAACCAGCACATGGACTTGGTCATTGAGGTTTGGGGACCTATTGTAAAAGCCATCCTGCTCCGATAACTTAGATTCAAGATCGAActagaaaacaaatataaatccaGTTAAATGACTTTGACAATGAGTCTAATAAATATAAAGTCAACATGTGGTAATTCTGTGGAAAGCTTTGCAGCAGCTGTACCCCGTAACCGTCCTTCACGTGTCCCTTCATAGCCAATATGACGTCGCTCACAAGGACTCCACTGGTTCGTTCCAGCCCCATGATGTCACTGAAGACAAAAGGGTAGAAAGTCTCTGGGTTTCCTTTCTGGATCTTGTAGGTTTGGTACTGTGAAGAACAAACAGAGAAGATTTCAGTTCTATTCACATTCCAGTGTTTTCACGATGTGAACAACAGACAGTGGACAACACACAACAGTCCATCACCATCAACACAATGAAGTTTCCCTGGACGAGACTTTAGGAGACATTTCCTCCAGTTAGTTACTCCAAGTTAGTTCAgctttattattgtatttatttagtgGATCCTATAAAGGaccataaatacaaatgtaagtAGCTACGACTGTctcaaaatgaagcagaaaaactagtccatgcgtttgttacctcaaggctagattacagtaactcattactatctggatgtcccagtatctccataaaaaccCTCCAAGTAATCCAGAAtcctgcagccagagtcctgacaggaactagcaggagagatcatatttctcctatattggcttctctcCATTGGCTCCTTCCGGGGggcttgggggggggggtaggtaTTTGTAGGTATTTGGCAGTTACTGAGTTACTAAGAGTAAGGCAGGTCCTGAGAAGTCAGCTGAATGGAAAGAGCAAGGTCCAGGTACCCCACTGGTATAACAACCAGGCCAAAGGAGGACGTAGAGGCCACGATcatcaagacaaggaagctcctcacaatgctCATAGagtggctccatcagatcccaggAATAACATCTGAGATCTGTGTCCTAAAGAGTCCAGtcctaggaacagctaagatactgccCAGGACCCTCAAGCTCCCAGGCCcctggtagaggacctgagcttgaaggcaaggcaaggcaaggcaaatttatttgtatagcaccattcatacactacgcaattcaaagtgctttacaaaggCAGATAATGACAttaaaagtatggaaaagagcatctaaaaacaaagacatttaacataaaataaatttaaatcaaataaagtcaaTTCAAATAAGATgtcaaagcacattaagaaaacaaggatgaacaattatttgaaggcagcagtaaacaacagtgttttcagcctggtttgaatgagctgacagtttgagcagacctcaggtgttcaggaagtttgttccacaggtgaggagcatagtaactgaatgctgcttcactttgtttggttctggttctgggaacacacagtagacctgtcccagatgatctgaggggtctggaaacctcatagggaactaatacatcttgattatattttggtccacaaccatttagt
Encoded proteins:
- the LOC113131194 gene encoding interferon-induced protein 44-like; translation: MSWIKSKVCRPSPRLKEPWRKINWGDRQTDLQYVKDYRPHTEGQQLRILLHGPAGAGKSSFINSVQSVVRGRMYAHALVDNTSGDSFTTKYQTYKIQKGNPETFYPFVFSDIMGLERTSGVLVSDVILAMKGHVKDGYGFDLESKLSEQDGFYNRSPNLNDQVHVLVCVVPADTLAQMPEEVVKKIRNIRKEARDLGIPQVALITKVDLACPEVKKDLKNIYKSKYMKEKMEQFSVNVGIPMNCIFPVKSYHEEIDLDDDMDSLILSTMRHIINLGDDCINFRSHSDQQEF